One genomic segment of Esox lucius isolate fEsoLuc1 chromosome 15, fEsoLuc1.pri, whole genome shotgun sequence includes these proteins:
- the cenpf gene encoding centromere protein F isoform X4, with product MSWALEEWKDGLPGKALQKIQEIEGQLDKLKKERTQKQFQLDSLEAALQKQKQKVDSEKSEVSAIKRENQSLLESCDTLEKARQKLTHDLGVKEQQVSYLEGQLSTSKKALERLEQEVKKYKNEKERSQTSHSSELQSHSTPQKSFATPAATPSSRLNDSRLEDLQERYNQEVEERRRLEGELKIAQVKLLNQSSVSHKDIAARQHAGSSIFPWQQQGQGRQSQGTFETPLKKQDGSGTSSCGIPWSTDEIPVKHRQRISTSVSQFDSDGSSQQLEQLRTLNQELKSKVSELEQRLKSQEKDARLQSSRLQELQGQLDQTKKVLTDQEKTLGKTRDDLSKVTTQHEQAVAKSVSVELKLKQVSEEMSCQRHNAESCRRALEQKVKDQEKESQKELSQLQSSHQALEQQFNQTKAKLNQEVQQAKKDHNILQAEMDKVTYQRSQLERDLEELKQKLLRSEQGLQASQNKEQDLSKKFQELQKEKNIVCSQLDQASKRLSQLEEERKTSDQNLKCTQSTLDDFRAKSEAQCEELKELRTKLETQTRSSTQDLENLKKMLADKEAKNDMTRSELQKQKQEVEQMTNKNNILDKEIQDLRTSLTTTQNECVELKKECETLQGWKTEKEMLINKTEAVQQGFADRITELEKSLSSLSNSNSGLKEQLKISESEKVCLLGQIDTLKGELLNKCTELEEKGHLYEQLQKQLDVSNQKHLKDLENVGLQMIKLEGQVKNLESRLQVENSRAEQAERSCTELQEQYQAVCDLAQSKDALIELSQSEVAQLRESLAQTNDLQEEQINLFTKEKSALIKECEESIAAKANEVEQVKLTLVKIQNELTFFQDQVSSLESQLKIQKMLNVELGTKYEDLVKAKDDLVEKLSEADKKGECLQGEVDSLLEQTKYVGSLQERCDNLTAAAQENIKGLQNMAETLTQTEKELDTLRDRTKKLEAQVSEAETKASDLEKEKSEKVEKIQREVEEVSVRYQSLQDSQKEEINGFLDQISTLKGRLTEREAAAEMLSERVFKEAESHVTEMETYIQKLRGLKEQLESKTQEASEAKEKWETALLEISKQKEDIAISNNKLTEVVDAIKQKDCKIKSLKERLNQAESEQVKATEALKEKAISMSKIKVQLEMLQMDLEDNEAYKDTFDTQIEELNGTVEELRGTVSSLEGRLEESVTQRSILETELVSLNLLLSEKTCEITQLKASLEDVQQQKQAAATSTAILVDSLQATVSELRETLKEEVSKYTVGKEQLTVEKEQLTVEKEQLTLKNEQLTMEKEQLTVEKEQVTLEMEQLTLDKEQLTLVKEKLNVEKEHLTMEKQQLTVEMEKFTLEKEQLTMENKLLTVEKREVTEEKLQLTVEKEQLIVEKEQLTVEKEQLTLENMQLVADLKRHGLNAGDEIDAIKQENEHLQCTLQSLTGEKEHLAVEKEQLVVEKEQLTVEKEQLTVEKEQLTVEKEQLTLENMQLVADLKRHGLNAGDEKDAIKQENEHLQCTLQSLTGEKEHLAVEKEQLVVEKEQLVVEKEQLVVEKEQLTLENMQLVADLKRHVLNAGNEIDAIKQENEHLQCTLQSLTGEKEHLAVEKEQLVVEKEQLTVEKEQLTVEKEQLTMEKEQLTLENMQLVADLKRHGLNAGDEKDAIKQENEHLQCTLQSLTGEKEHLAVEKEQLVVEKEQLVVEKEQLVVEKEQLTLENMQLVADLKRHVLNAGDEKDAIKQENEHLQCTLQSLTGGKELLAVEKEQLTVEKEQLVLEKEQLVVEKEQLVLEKEQLTLENMQLVADLKRHGLNAGDEKDTIKQEIEHLQYTLQSLTGEKEQLTVEKEQLTLEKMQLMADLKRHSLKTGDEKDAIKQENEHLQCTLQSLSEDYKAVQAAFELATRRSEEQAERQRGERNVEFESEQAELHQRLSGLQVELALFKVQNDSLIIQVNQQQSLIEEMRAERDQVCRGAEERPTSRQESGSLQHILPLEDKTKEIKSIAVESTDDLKNSKIPLQPVINSNDEPAEDLNNSMEETPVKQQQVLTESLDNEDLATYREHQAVTSPLAKDHNQLASELGQSREVVRNLEEGPQSLQSQLELATSEKTLKKELCAELEVKVQGLGVKVHQMEEERCVAVEKLRAALVERQTLGDQISELREEAESLRLELQTSKCRHSDVMEMLQTLEIAKGGWDERFFQVESELKRVRSEKANLERHILSMEVDLEDLTEHKHRLEGEVEASRRANTNLDQQLSGLTTEIGQLRQELASCTEDRDELEQSVSQWRDKAESLEKTNMDSREVIKILEEDIRNGKREYNKAAANLESLQKEKGQLLLLCQALEDKVASQTVEKEDLMNQLNSVKDNQSSDSRNTESMVSKIQSLEGEVSLLAQSLESSLLEKGEIASRLNSTQEEVAQMRSGIEKLQVRIESDERKKKHMSELLKAAQRKADALQDQIDKQEREREEADQNLEEAVLRAEEAKAELEDLEEEKKELTKKITEMTTTLNDMREEKERLEAGLALKNKEIEEIKAANAAATEELEGRMREAEETLRAAMEELQAQLDTVSTELHTCKEELEKEKKRTQSLAEERERLEKEVERLQTSEEEWEKERETLAGRLMTLETQQRDLENVRQNNITLKQEVEKLQALRSEWERKEQVQSAERHELQEQAERYKLSLREKAQLELEVAALRSELNSDQEVLTAHHEEVAALRSELTLEKEVLMAQHEEEVAALRRELTSGKEVLTAQHEEEVAALKSELTSEKEVLMAQHKEEVAALRSELTSEKEVTAQLKHELASKEETFRSQLARADEKIRGQQSELSSLRTTAEEFSTKQDNNKQLSELSSRVTRLTKEKDSVLSKMHLWMNTCKQLEKERDALVLKTEQPQTSQATADKGSSDIVNESNIKEAQTEVEELKKTLKEKSMEVQELGKTLAERSMELEAQKKRNDESQAELEELAEALEQRSMEADESMHKYCSLMVRVHKLEETNDTLKTRLESLVTQSANTTDSHAANNATVDANNKTPRRRSARRSAPRAQEAVITTAPTSDSENYGPAGRGPVSLGKRGGAAVAASDNSNTPFKAQEALLNAAKRIRATATTPKPAKTKEEEEFRPEGLPELVQRGFADIPLGEASPFIMRRTTAQRRSPRLAATTLSATPQKQVLEPLSLRSPAIMSPLTNSPAERGLCVSTSPSTEERRGRRSLSTRKTQEQREKRREAMQTSSQKEENCQVQ from the exons ATGAGCTGGGCATTGGAGGAATGGAAGGATGGTCTTCCAGGTAAAGCTCTGCAGAAGATCCAAGAGATTGAGGGCCAGTTGGACAAGCTAAAGAAGGAGAGGACTCAAAAACAGTTCCAGCTTGACTCATTGGAGGCTGCGctacagaaacagaaacaaaag gtagACAGTGAGAAGAGTGAGGTGTCTGCCATAAAGAGGGAGAACCAGTCCTTACTAGAGTCATGTGATACCCTGGAAAAGGCCCGTCAGAAACTGACCCATGACCTGGGGGTCAAAGAGCAACAGGTCAGCTATCTGGAGGGCCAACTCAGCACCAGCAAGAAAGCCTTAGAACGGCTGGAGCAGGAAGTCAAGAA ATATAAGAATGAAAAGGAGCGTTCTCAGACCTCCCACTCCTCTGAATTACAGTCCCACAGCACACCCCAGAAGTCCTTTGCCACTCCTGCTGCTACTCCCAGCTCCAGACTGAATG ACTCCAGGCTGGAGGACCTTCAGGAGAGATACAACCAGGAGGTGGAGGAAAGAAGGAGACTGGAGGGGGAACTCAAAATTGCCCAGGTCAAA CTGTTGAACCAGTCATCCGTCAGTCATAAGGACATTGCCGCCCGGCAACATGCAGGCTCCTCGATATTCCCATGGCAACAGCAGGGTCAGGGCCGCCAGTCTCAGGGTACATTTGAAACTCCCCTGAAAAAGCAGGATGGGAGTGGGACATCTTCTTGCGGAATCCCGTGGAGCACAGATGAGATTCCAGTCAAACACAGGCAGCGAATCAGCACGTCTGTGTCCCAGTTTGACTCTGACGGCTCCTCCCAGCAGCTGGAACAGCTGAGGACACTGAATCAAG agcTTAAGAGTAAAGTGTCTGAGCTGGAGCAGCGTCTGAAGTCACAGGAGAAAGACGCAAGGCTGCAAAGCAGCAGGCTTCAGGAGCTCCAAGGACAGCTTGACCAGACTAAGAAGGTCCTCACGGACCAAGAGAAGACCCTGGGAAAAACCAGGGATGATCTCAGCAAGGTTACCACTCAGCACGAACAAGCAGTCGCCAAG TCTGTTTCAGTAGAGCTGAAGTTGAAGCAGGTCTCTGAAGAGATGTCCTGCCAGAGGCACAATGCTGAAAGCTGCAGACGAGCTCTGGAACAAAAGGTCAAGGACCAGGAAAAGGAGAGCCAGAAG GAGCTGTCCCAACTCCAGAGCAGCCACCAAGCCCTAGAGCAGCAGTTTAACCAGACTAAGGCCAAGCTGAACCAGGAGGTACAGCAAGCCAAAAAAGACCACAACATCCTGCAGGCTGAGATGGACAAG gTGACATACCAGAGAAGCCAGTTGGAGAGAGATCTGGAGGAGCTGAAACAAAAGCTACTGAGGTCAGAACAAGGTTTGCAGGCCAGCCAAAACAAGGAGCAGGACCTCAGTAAAAAATTTCAG GAGCTGCAGAAAGAGAAGAATATAGTGTGTTCTCAGCTGGACCAGGCCAGCAAGAGACTTTCTCAgctggaagaggagaggaagacctCAGATCAGAACCTCAAATGCACCCAGAGCACACTGGATGACTTCAGAG cCAAAAGTGAAGCTCAGTGCGAAGAGCTGAAAGAACTTCGCACTAAACTGGAGACCCAAACCAGATCGTCAACCCAAGATCTAGAGAACCTGAAGAAAATGCTTGCAGACAAAGAGGCCAAAAATGACATGACACGGAGTgaactgcaaaaacaaaaacaggaggTGGAAcaaatgacaaacaaaaacaacattctagACAAGGAGATTCAGGATCTAAGAACATCACTGACCACCACTCAGAATGAGTGTGTTGAGCTGAAGAAAGAATGCGAAACTCTTCAGGGATGGAAAACTGAGAAAGAGATGCTTATTAACAAAACTGAGGCGGTGCAACAAGGCTTTGCCGACAGAATCACTGAGCTGGAGAAGAGTCTAAGCTCGTTGAGCAACAGTAATAGCGGTCTCAAGGAGCAGTTGAAGATTTCAGAGTCAGAGAAGGTGTGCCTGTTGGGACAGATCGACACGCTGAAGGGGGAACTCCTCAACAAGTGCACAGAGCTGGAGGAGAAGGGACATCTGTATGAACAGCTTCAAAAACAGCTGGACGTGTCCaaccagaaacatttgaaagacCTTGAGAACGTTGGGCTGCAGATGATCAAGCTGGAGGGACAGGTGAAGAACCTGGAATCCAGGCTGCAGGTAGAGAACAGCAGGGCAGAGCAGGCCGAAAGATCCTGCACCGAACTCCAGGAGCAGTATCAGGCGGTCTGTGATCTGGCGCAGTCCAAGGATGCCTTAATAGAGTTGAGCCAGAGCGAAGTAGCTCAGCTCAGGGAGAGTTTGGCTCAGACCAATGACCTGCAGGAAGAACAGATTAACTTATTTACAAAGGAGAAAAGCGCCCTGATTAAGGAATGTGAGGAAAGCATTGCAGCAAAGGCAAATGAGGTTGAGCAGGTCAAGCTGACCCTTGTTAAGATTCAGAATGAGCTGACATTCTTCCAGGACCAGGTGTCTTCGTTGGAGTCCCAACTTAAGATccagaaaatgttaaatgttgagCTAGGCACCAAGTATGAAGACCTTGTCAAAGCTAAAGATGATCTTGTAGAGAAACTTTCTGAAGCAGACAAGAAAGGAGAATGTCTTCAGGGGGAGGTCGATAGTCTTTTAGAGCAGACAAAGTACGTTGGCTCGTTACAGGAGCGCTGTGATAATCTGACTGCTGCCGCACAGGAGAACATTAAAGGTCTGCAGAACATGGCTGAGACGCTGACCCAAACAGAGAAGGAGCTGGACACGCTGAGAGACAGAACTAAGAAACTGGAGGCTCAGGTGAGTGAAGCTGAAACAAAGGCCTCAGATCTCGAGAAGGAAAAGTCAGAGAAAGTGGAGAAGATACAGAGGGAAGTTGAAGAGGTTTCTGTGAGGTATCAAAGCCTTCAGGACTCCCAGAAAGAGGAAATAAATGGCTTCCTTGACCAGATTTCTACCTTGAAAGGCAGACTCACTGAAAGGGAAGCTGCTGCAGAGATGCTCTCCGAGAGAGTCTTTAAGGAAGCTGAAAGCCATGTTACAGAGATGGAGACATATATCCAGAAACTCAGAGGCCTTAAGGAGCAGCTGGAGAGTAAAACCCAGGAGGCGTCAGAGGCTAAGGAGAAATGGGAGACTGCCTTGCTGGAAATATCCAAGCAAAAAGAAGATATCGCAATAAGCAATAACAAGCTAACAGAAGTGGTCGATGCCATTAAACAAAAAGACTGTAAGATCAAGAGTCTGAAAGAGAGGCTAAACCAGGCAGAGTCTGAGCAGGTGAAAGCCACAGAGGCCCTAAAGGAGAAGGCTATCAGCATGAGCAAGATCAAGGTCCAGCTGGAAATGCTTCAGATGGACCTGGAGGACAATGAGGCCTACAAGGACACTTTTGACACCCAAATTGAGGAATTGAATGGAACTGTAGAGGAACTCAGGGGAACCGTGTCCTCACTAGAGGGGCGACTGGAGGAGAGTGTGACACAGAGGTCCATCTTAGAGACAGAATTGGTTTCTTTAAATTTGCTGTTGTCAGAAAAGACCTGTGAAATTACCCAGCTTAAGGCAAGCCTTGAGGATGTTCAACAGCAGAAGCAGGCAGCTGCCACTTCCACAGCTATTTTAGTGGATTCTCTCCAGGCCACTGTAAGTGAGCTGAGGGAGACTCTAAAGGAGGAAGTAAGCAAATACACTGTAGGGAAGGAACAGTTGACCGTGGAGAAGGAACAGTTgactgtggaaaaggaacagctTACTCTAAAGAATGAGCAGCTGACCATGGAAAAGGAACAACTTACTGTAGAAAAGGAACAGGTTACTCTGGAGATGGAGCAATTAACTTTGGATAAAGAACAGCTCACTCTGGTGAAAGAGAAGTTGAATGTGGAGAAGGAACACCTGACCATGGAGAAACAACAGCTTACTGTGGAAATGGAAAAATTTACTTTGGAGAAGGAACAGTTGACCATGGAAAATAAACTGTTGACTGTGGAGAAGCGAGAGGTGACTGAGGAGAAGCTACAGCTTactgtggaaaag GAACAGCTGATTGTAGAAAAGGAACAG CTgactgtggaaaaggaacagctAACTTTGGAGAACATGCAACTCGTGGCTGACTTAAAGAGGCATGGGCTGAATGCTGGTGATGAGATAGACGCCATCAAACAGGAGAATGAGCACCTTCAGTGCACGCTACAGAGCTTGACTGGGGAAAAAGAACACCTtgctgtggaaaaggaacagctggttgtggaaaaggaacagctgactgtggaaaaggaacagctgactgtggaaaaggaacagctgactgtggaaaaggaacagctAACTTTGGAGAACATGCAACTTGTGGCTGACTTAAAGAGGCATGGGCTGAATGCTGGTGATGAGAAAGACGCCATCAAACAGGAGAATGAGCACCTTCAGTGCACGCTACAGAGCTTGACTGGGGAAAAAGAACACCTtgctgtggaaaaggaacagctggttgtggaaaaggaacagctggttgtggaaaaggaacagctggttgtggaaaaggaacagctAACTTTGGAGAACATGCAACTTGTGGCTGACTTAAAGAGGCATGTTCTGAATGCTGGTAATGAGATAGACGCCATCAAACAGGAGAATGAGCACCTTCAGTGCACGCTACAGAGCTTGACTGGGGAAAAAGAACACCTtgctgtggaaaaggaacagctggttgtggaaaaggaacagctgactgtggaaaaggaacagctgactgtggaaaaggaacagctGACTATGGAAAAGGAACAGCTAACTTTGGAGAACATGCAACTTGTGGCTGACTTAAAGAGGCATGGGCTGAATGCTGGTGATGAGAAAGACGCCATCAAACAGGAGAATGAGCACCTTCAGTGCACGCTACAGAGCTTGACTGGGGAAAAAGAACACCTtgctgtggaaaaggaacagctggttgtggaaaaggaacagctggttgtggaaaaggaacagctggttgtggaaaaggaacagctAACTTTGGAGAACATGCAACTTGTGGCTGACTTAAAGAGGCATGTTCTGAATGCTGGTGATGAGAAAGATGCCATCAAACAGGAGAATGAGCACCTTCAGTGCACACTACAGAGCTTGACTGGGGGAAAAGAACTCCTtgctgtggaaaaggaacagctgactgtggaaaaggaacagctAGTTTTGGAAAAGGAACAGCTGgttgtggaaaaggaacagctAGTTTTGGAAAAGGAACAGCTAACTTTGGAGAACATGCAACTCGTGGCTGACTTAAAGAGGCATGGGCTGAATGctggtgatgagaaagacacCATCAAACAGGAGATTGAGCACCTTCAGTACACGTTACAGAGCTTGACTGGGGAAAAGGAACAGCTgactgtggaaaaggaacagctAACTTTGGAGAAGATGCAACTCATGGCTGACTTAAAGAGGCATAGTCTGAAAACTGGTGATGAGAAAGATGCCATCAAACAGGAGAATGAGCACCTTCAGTGCACGTTACAGAGCTTGTCAGAGGACTACAAAGCAGTTCAGGCTGCATTTGAGTTAGCAACACGGCGGAGCGAGGAgcaggcagagaggcagagaggagagagaaatgtagAGTTTGAGAGTGAACAAGCGGAGCTCCACCAGAGACTAAGCGGACTTCAGGTTGAACTGGCCCTATTCAAGGTGCAGAATGACAGCCTGATAATACAG GTGAACCAGCAGCAGTCCCTCATAGAAGAGATGCGGGCTGAGAGAGACCAGGTCTGTAGAGGAGCGGAGGAAAGACCGACTTCCAGACAGGAATCAGGCTCCTTGCAACACATCTTACCCCTGGAAGACAAGACTAAGGAAATTAAATCCATAG CAGTGGAGTCAACAGATGACCTCAAAAACTCTAAGATTCCTCTACAGCCAGTAATAAACAGCAATGATGAGCCAGCTGAGGATTTGAACAACTCCATGGAGGAAACACCTGTAAAGCAGCAGCAAGTGCTCACTGAAAGCCTAGATAATGAGGATTTGGCCACCTATAGAGAACATCAAGCAGTCACGTCTCCCTTGGCCAAAGACCACAATCAGTTGGCGTCAGAGCTGGGTCAAAGCAGGGAGGTTGTCAGAAATCTAGAAGAAGGGCCACAGTCTCTCCAATCCCAACTTGAACTTGCTACCTCCGAGAAAACCCTCAAGAAAGAGCTTTGTGCTGAGCTGGAGGTCAAAGTTCAAGGTTTAGGGGTGAAAGTTCACCAGATGGAGGAGGAGCGGTGTGTTGCAGTGGAGAAGCTAAGGGCTGCCCttgtggaaagacagacattag GTGACCAGATCTCAGAGCTCAGAGAAGAGGCAGAGTCCCTGAGACTAGAGCTGCAGACTTCAAAATGTCGACACTCTGATGTCATGGAGATGCTGCAAACACTGGAAATTGCCAAAG GGGGCTGGGATGAGCGGTTCTTCCAGGTGGAGAGTGAGCTAAAGAGAGTTCGTTCTGAGAAGGCCAATCTTGAGAGACACATACTTTCCATGGAGGTTGACCTGGAGGACCtgacagaacacaaacacaggctgGAGGGAGAAGTGGAAGCTAGCCGCCGGGCTAACACAAACCTGGACCAGCAGCTGTCTGGCCTTACCACCGAGATCGGACAACTCAGGCAGGAGCTAGCGTCCTGTACCGAGGATCGGGATGAGCTGGAACAGTCTGTGTCACAGTGGAGGGATAAGGCAGAGAGTCTGGAGAAGACCAACATGGATAGCAGAGAGGTTATTAAGATTTTAGAGGAAGATATCAGAAATGGGAAGAGGGAATACAATAAGGCAGCTGCTAACCTGGAGAGTCTTCAGAAGGAGAAAGgtcagctgctgctgctgtgtCAAGCACTAGAGGACAAAGTTGCTTCACAGACTGTGGAGAAGGAAGACCTGATGAACCAATTAAACAGTGTTAAAGACAACCAGAGCTCTGACAGCAGAAATACTGAGTCCATGGTCTCCAAGATACAGTCTCTTGAAGGGGAGGTCTCGCTACTAGCACAGTCTCTAGAGTCTTCTCTGCTTGAGAAAGGAGAAATTGCCTCACGCCTCAACTCTACCCAGGAGGAGGTGGCACAGATGAGGTCTGGCATTGAGAAGCTCCAGGTTCGCATCGAGTCCGACGAGAGGAAGAAGAAACACATGAGTGAACTGCTGAAGGCGGCCCAAAGGAAGGCTGATGCTCTCCAGGACCAGATCGACAAAcaggagagagagcgggaggaggCAGACCAAAACCTAGAGGAGGCTGTGCTTAGGGCCGAGGAGGCGAAGGCCGAACTAGAAGACttagaggaagagaagaaggaACTCACCAAGAAGATCACGGAGATGACCACCACGCTGAATGAcatgagagaggagaaggagaggctaGAGGCAGGGCTCGCCCTGAAGAACAAAGAGATCGAGGAGATAAAGGCAGCCAACGCTGCTGCCACTGAAGAGCTGGAGGGTAGAATGAGGGAGGCGGAGGAGACACTGAGGGCTGCGATGGAGGAGTTACAGGCCCAGCTTGACACAGTGAGCACAGAGTTGCATACATGCAAAGAAGAactagagaaagagaagaagagaaCTCAGTCTTTagctgaggagagggagaggctggagaaagaggtggagaggcTGCAGACTTCAGAggaagagtgggagaaagagagagaaacactggCTGGGAGACTTATGACCCTGGAAACACAGCAGAGAGACCTGGAGAATGTCCGGCAGAACAACATCACACTGAAGCAGGAGGTTGAGAAACTGCAGGCACTGCGGTCGGAATGGGAGCGGAAAGAACAGGTCCAGTCTGCTGAGAGGCATGAACTACAGGAACAGGCAGAACGCTACAAG CTTTCCCTGAGGGAGAAGGCACAGCTTGAGCTGGAGGTGGCAGCCTTGAGGAGTGAGCTGAACTCGGATCAGGAGGTGCTGACGGCACATCATGAGGAGGTGGCAGCTCTAAGGAGTGAACTGACCTTGGAGAAGGAGGTGCTGATGGCACAGCatgaggaggaggtggcagCTTTGAGGAGAGAGCTGACCTCAGGGAAGGAGGTGCTGACAGCGCAGCATGAGGAGGAGGTGGCCGCTCTAAAGAGTGAACTGACTTCAGAGAAGGAGGTGCTGATGGCACAGCATAAGGAAGAGGTGGCAGCACTGAGGAGTGAGCTCACCTCTGAGAAGGAGGTGACAGCACAGCTTAAGCATGAGCTGGCTTCCAAAGAGGAGACCTTTAGGAGTCAATTGGCAAGAGCAGATGAAAAGATTAGAGGTCAGCAGTCAGAGTTAAGCAGCCTGAGAACCACAGCAGAGGAGTTCAGCACAAAGcaagacaacaacaaacag CTATCGGAGTTGAGTTCCAGGGTGACCCGTCTGACTAAGGAGAAAGATTCAGTCCTCAGCAAGATGCACTTGTGGATGAACACCTGTAAAcagctggagaaggagagagatgctCTAGTACTGAAAACCGAACAACCACAGACCAGCCAGGCAACAG cTGATAAAGGGAGCAGTGATATAGTGAACGAAAGTAACATTAAGGAGGCGCAGACAGAAGTCGAGGAGCTGAAGAAAACTCTTAAAGAGAAGAGTATGGAAGTGCAGGAGCTCGGCAAGACTCTGGCAGAGAGGAGCATGGAGTTGGAGGCGCAGAAAAAGAGAAACGACGAGTCCCAGGCTGAACTGGAGGAGCTGGCCGAAGCCTTGGAACAGAGGAGCATGGAGGCGGATGAGAGTATGCATAAATACTGCAGCCTGATGGTCCGTGTCCACAAGTTGGAGGAGACCAACGACACACTGAAAACACGCCTGGAGAGTCTTGTCACACAGTCCGCCAACACCACTGATAGCCACGCTGCTAACAACGCAACCGTTGATGCTAACAACAAAACACCCCGGCGCAGGTCGGCCAGGAGGTCGGCCCCTAGGGCACAGGAAGCAGTCATCACAACGGCTCCCACATCCGACTCTGAGAACTACGGGCCTGCTGGTCGGGGTCCGGTGTCGTTGGGGAAGAGGGGCGGCGCTGCGGTAGCAGCTTCTGACAACAGCAACACACCATTTAAAGCCCAAGAGGCCCTGCTGAATGCTGCCAAGAGGATCAGAGCCACAGCGACCACGCCCAAACCTGCAAAAacaaaggaagaggaggagtttcGGCCGGAGGGACTTCCTGAGCTAGTGCAGAGAG gtttCGCTGATATCCCTCTAGGGGAGGCCAGTCCTTTCATCATGAGGAGAACGACAGCTCAGCGTCGTAGCCCTCGTCTGGCCGCCACCACCCTGTCTGCAACCCCCCAAAAGCAG GTACTAGAGCCCCTATCCCTCCGTAGCCCCGCCATTATGTCGCCCCTGACCAACAGTCCTGCTGAGCGAGGCCTATGTGTAAGTACATCCCCCAGCACAGAGGAGAGGCGTGGCCGTCGCTCACTGAGCACGCGGAAAACACAGGAACAAAGAGAGAAACGACGAGAGGCCATGCAAACATCGTCGCAGAAAGAGGAGAACTGCCAAGTGCAGTAA